One Peromyscus leucopus breed LL Stock chromosome 2, UCI_PerLeu_2.1, whole genome shotgun sequence DNA window includes the following coding sequences:
- the LOC114705665 gene encoding HIG1 domain family member 2A-like: MQPPRFYFQSKGRGAEASFNPSKTPVIEGFSPTVYSNSESFKEKFIRKTRENPLVPIGCLGTAAALSYGLYCFHRGQSHRSQIMMRTRITAQGFTVIAILLGLVASAMKSQP, translated from the exons ATGCAGCCCCCTCGATTCTACTTTCAAAGCAAGGGAAG aggggcagaggcgtCGTTCAATCCATCCAAGACCCCAGTCATCGAGGGCTTCAGCCCCACGGTGTACAGCAACTCAGAGAGCTTCAAGGAGAAATTTATTCGCAAGACCCGTGAGAACCCACTGGTCCCCATAGGCTGTCTGGGTACGGCGGCTGCCCTCTCCTACGGCCTTTACTGCTTCCACCGCGGCCAGAGCCATCGCTCCCAGATAATGATGCGCACCCGGATCACTGCCCAGGGTTTCACGGTCATAGCCATCTTGTTGGGACTAGTGGCCTCTGCTATGAAGTCTCAACCCTGA